One window from the genome of Magnolia sinica isolate HGM2019 chromosome 4, MsV1, whole genome shotgun sequence encodes:
- the LOC131243678 gene encoding geranylgeranyl transferase type-1 subunit beta-like, with product MGFIKDDSPSKFISSSIINVPALLERSLEVQTIDGGFQGRTNKPSDTCYAFWVGGVLKILGAHHFFDKDALRAFLLSCQTPYSGFRKFPKQLPDLYHTYYGFCAFSLLDEPGIRPLCVELGTTDFTSGMWPSSANPKASTRIAAKC from the exons ATGGGATTCATCAAAGATGATAGTCCATCCAAATTCATTTCATCTTCCATCATCAACGTGCCAGCGTTGCTGGAGCGGAGCTTAGAGGT GCAAACAATTGATGGTGGATTTCAAGGCCGAACCAACAAGCCTAGTGACACATGTTATGCATTTTG GGTTGGTGGTGTTTTGAAGATCTTAGGAGCTCACCACTTCTTTGACAAGGATGCTCTGCGTGCTTTTTTGCTTTCCTGTCAGACCCCG TACAGCGGTTTCAGAAAATTCCCGAAGCAGCTGCCGGATCTCTACCATACCTACTATGGGTTTTGTGCATTTAGCTTGTTGGATGAACCTGGGATAAGACCGCTCTGCGTCGAGCTTGGCACCACTGATTTTACCTCTGGAATGTGGCCATCTTCTGCAAATCCAAAGGCTTCTACAAGGATTGCAGCCAAATGCTGA